In a genomic window of Mycolicibacterium neoaurum VKM Ac-1815D:
- a CDS encoding protein kinase domain-containing protein, with the protein MTARVGVTLSGRYRLQRLIATGGMGQVWEGLDTRLGRQVAIKVLKAEFSEDSEFVDRFRGEARTVAMLNHPGIASVYDYGETEMDAGEGRTAYLVMELVNGEPLNSVIKRTGRLSLRHALDMLEQTGRALQVAHTAGLVHRDVKPGNILITPTGQVKLTDFGIAKAVDAAPVTQTGMVMGTAQYIAPEQALGRDATAASDVYSLGVVGYESLSGKRPFTGDGALTVAMKHIKEAPPPLPADLPPNVRELIEITLAKEPNHRYRSGGPFADAVAAVRAGRRPPRPNSAPTIGRAAPAAIPSGTQARAAAAAEYRPPVTTSRPRAGTGSHRPPPPRRTFSPGQRALLWAAGVLGALAIIIAVLIVVNAQDKRDNPVQQETSTSTTVIGVPPASPPGETP; encoded by the coding sequence ATGACGGCCCGGGTCGGAGTGACGCTGTCGGGGCGCTACAGGCTGCAGCGCCTGATCGCCACCGGCGGTATGGGCCAGGTGTGGGAGGGACTGGACACCCGCCTCGGCCGCCAGGTCGCGATCAAGGTGCTCAAGGCCGAGTTCTCCGAGGACTCGGAGTTCGTGGATCGCTTCCGTGGCGAGGCCCGCACCGTCGCCATGCTCAACCACCCCGGTATCGCCAGCGTGTACGACTACGGCGAGACCGAGATGGACGCCGGCGAGGGCCGCACCGCCTATCTGGTGATGGAGCTGGTCAACGGTGAACCGCTGAACTCCGTCATCAAGCGCACCGGGCGGCTTTCGCTGCGGCACGCGTTGGACATGCTGGAACAGACCGGCCGCGCCCTGCAGGTCGCACACACCGCCGGCCTGGTGCACCGCGACGTCAAACCCGGCAACATCCTGATCACCCCCACCGGGCAGGTGAAGCTCACCGACTTCGGCATCGCCAAGGCCGTCGACGCCGCCCCGGTCACCCAGACCGGCATGGTGATGGGCACCGCCCAATACATCGCCCCCGAACAGGCCCTCGGCCGCGACGCGACCGCCGCATCCGACGTGTACTCCCTCGGTGTCGTCGGCTACGAGTCGTTGTCGGGCAAGCGCCCCTTCACCGGCGACGGCGCGCTGACGGTCGCGATGAAGCACATCAAGGAGGCCCCGCCGCCGCTTCCCGCCGATCTGCCACCCAACGTGCGCGAGCTCATCGAGATCACGCTGGCCAAGGAGCCCAACCACCGGTACCGCTCGGGTGGGCCGTTCGCCGACGCCGTCGCCGCAGTGCGCGCCGGTCGCCGCCCACCGCGCCCCAACTCGGCGCCGACCATCGGACGCGCCGCACCCGCGGCGATCCCGTCCGGCACCCAGGCCCGCGCCGCCGCGGCGGCCGAATACCGGCCGCCGGTGACCACATCGCGTCCGCGTGCCGGTACCGGCAGTCACCGTCCGCCACCACCGCGGCGCACCTTCTCCCCGGGCCAGCGTGCGCTGCTGTGGGCCGCCGGTGTGCTCGGTGCGCTGGCCATCATCATCGCGGTGCTGATCGTGGTGAATGCCCAGGACAAGCGCGACAATCCGGTGCAGCAGGAGACCTCCACCAGCACCACCGTCATCGGGGTTCCGCCGGCGTCACCACCTGGTGAGACCCCGTGA
- a CDS encoding DUF881 domain-containing protein: MVEAVDSEPNAAPTPKRSLWRFGVPIVCLFAGLLLSATHGVADGAEIRRSDAPRLVDLVRETSAGVDRLTAQRDALVAGMESHHGGSPGAEAALAAITHRSDVLAEQVGLDPLRGPGLVITLDDAQRDADGRYPIDASPDDLVVHQQDIQAVLNALWSAGAEGVQMQDQRIIATSAPLCVGNTLLLNDRTYSPPYVVTAVGDPAAMQAALSAAPLVTLYKQYVLRFQLGYSEEVRDDVELAGYTAPVRMRYAKPAGPLGY, translated from the coding sequence ATGGTCGAGGCAGTGGACTCCGAGCCTAACGCAGCGCCGACCCCCAAACGGTCGCTGTGGCGCTTCGGGGTGCCGATTGTGTGCTTGTTCGCCGGTCTGCTGCTGTCCGCCACCCACGGTGTGGCCGACGGCGCAGAGATCCGGCGCAGCGACGCGCCCAGGCTGGTCGACCTGGTCCGCGAGACCAGCGCCGGTGTCGACCGCCTGACCGCACAGCGTGACGCCCTGGTGGCCGGCATGGAAAGCCACCACGGCGGCTCCCCCGGCGCCGAGGCCGCCCTGGCCGCCATCACCCACCGCTCCGATGTGCTGGCCGAACAGGTCGGCCTGGACCCCCTGCGCGGACCCGGGCTGGTCATCACCCTCGACGACGCCCAGCGCGATGCCGACGGCCGCTATCCCATCGACGCCTCACCGGATGACCTGGTGGTCCACCAGCAGGACATCCAGGCGGTGCTGAACGCCCTGTGGAGCGCCGGCGCGGAGGGTGTCCAGATGCAAGATCAGCGCATCATCGCCACCTCGGCACCGCTGTGCGTGGGCAACACCCTGCTGCTCAACGACCGGACCTACAGTCCGCCGTATGTCGTCACTGCGGTCGGGGATCCGGCGGCCATGCAGGCGGCGTTGTCGGCCGCTCCCCTGGTGACCCTGTACAAGCAATACGTCCTGCGGTTCCAGCTCGGCTACTCCGAGGAGGTCCGTGACGACGTCGAGTTGGCGGGCTACACGGCGCCGGTGCGGATGCGGTACGCCAAACCGGCTGGTCCGCTCGGCTACTGA
- the pknB gene encoding Stk1 family PASTA domain-containing Ser/Thr kinase codes for MTTPRHLSDRYELGEILGFGGMSEVHIARDTRLHRDVAVKVLRADLARDPSFYLRFRREAQNAAALNHPAIVAVYDTGEAETPNGPLPYIVMEYVDGVTLRDIVHTEGPIEPKRAIEIIADACQALNFSHQHGIIHRDVKPANIMISKSGAVKVMDFGIARALADANNVTQTAAVIGTAQYLSPEQARGEKVDARSDVYSLGCVLYEILTGEPPFVGDSPVAVAYQHVREDPAAPSTRHAGVTPELDAVVLKALSKNPENRYQSAAEMRTDLIRVHSGEAPEAPKIFTDAERTNLLSNVAAPHARALPTEHIPTAGGYPNRSNNNSVGRWLIVVAVLAVLTVVVTIAINAFGSSPRDVQVPDVTGQASADAIAALQNRGFKTRTQQRPDSTVRVEHVITTEPSPGTEVSAGEDITIVVSTGPEQRAVPEVKGMTLAQATTELLDAGFGRVQPSESESTPELKGKVLGTNPPANSTSAITNVITVIVGSGPGSVAVPDCVGQSVEVCQQILTASGFTNVLPVEVDNTAPAGQVVGTNPAAGQPAAKDSVIQMRVSRGNQFVMPNLTGQFWVDAEPNLRALGWRGVLIKGANVDNSGQRTNAVVNQNPAPGAGVGYGDSITLSFAS; via the coding sequence GTGACCACGCCCCGGCACCTCTCGGACCGCTACGAGCTCGGTGAGATCCTCGGGTTCGGCGGCATGTCCGAGGTCCACATCGCCCGCGACACCCGGTTGCACCGGGACGTGGCGGTGAAGGTGTTGCGCGCCGACCTGGCCCGCGACCCGAGTTTCTATCTGCGCTTCCGCCGCGAAGCGCAAAATGCCGCCGCGCTGAACCACCCGGCGATCGTGGCGGTGTACGACACCGGCGAGGCCGAGACCCCCAACGGTCCCCTGCCCTACATCGTCATGGAGTACGTCGACGGAGTGACGCTGCGCGATATCGTGCATACCGAGGGCCCCATCGAGCCCAAGCGCGCCATCGAGATCATCGCCGACGCGTGCCAGGCGCTGAACTTCAGCCACCAGCACGGCATCATCCACCGCGACGTCAAGCCTGCCAACATCATGATCTCCAAGTCCGGCGCCGTGAAGGTGATGGACTTCGGTATCGCCCGCGCGCTCGCCGACGCCAACAACGTCACCCAGACCGCCGCGGTCATCGGCACCGCCCAGTACCTGTCTCCCGAACAGGCCCGCGGTGAGAAGGTCGACGCCCGCTCCGATGTCTACTCACTCGGCTGCGTGCTCTACGAAATCCTCACCGGCGAGCCACCTTTCGTCGGGGATTCACCGGTCGCGGTGGCCTACCAGCATGTCCGCGAGGATCCGGCCGCACCGTCGACGCGGCACGCCGGGGTCACCCCGGAACTCGACGCCGTGGTGCTCAAGGCGTTGTCGAAAAACCCCGAGAACCGGTACCAGAGTGCGGCCGAGATGCGCACCGACCTGATCCGCGTGCACAGCGGCGAGGCCCCCGAGGCCCCGAAGATCTTCACCGACGCCGAGCGCACCAACCTGTTGAGCAATGTCGCGGCCCCGCACGCGCGGGCGCTGCCCACCGAGCACATCCCGACCGCGGGGGGTTATCCCAATCGGTCCAACAACAATTCGGTGGGACGCTGGCTGATCGTCGTCGCGGTCCTGGCGGTGCTGACCGTGGTGGTCACCATCGCCATCAACGCGTTCGGCAGCAGCCCGCGCGATGTACAGGTCCCCGATGTCACGGGCCAGGCCTCCGCGGATGCCATTGCCGCCCTTCAGAATCGCGGTTTCAAGACGCGTACCCAGCAACGCCCGGATTCCACGGTGCGCGTCGAGCATGTCATCACCACAGAGCCGTCGCCGGGCACCGAGGTCAGCGCGGGCGAGGACATCACCATCGTGGTGTCGACCGGACCCGAGCAGCGCGCCGTACCCGAGGTGAAGGGCATGACGCTGGCCCAGGCCACCACCGAGCTGCTGGATGCGGGCTTCGGCCGGGTGCAGCCCTCCGAATCGGAGTCCACCCCCGAGCTCAAGGGCAAGGTGCTCGGCACCAATCCGCCCGCGAACTCGACCTCGGCGATCACCAACGTCATCACCGTCATCGTCGGGTCCGGTCCGGGCAGCGTCGCGGTGCCCGATTGCGTCGGCCAGAGCGTCGAGGTGTGCCAGCAGATCCTCACCGCATCCGGTTTCACCAACGTCCTTCCGGTCGAGGTGGACAACACCGCACCGGCCGGGCAGGTCGTCGGTACCAACCCCGCCGCCGGGCAGCCCGCCGCCAAGGACTCGGTCATCCAGATGCGGGTGTCGCGCGGCAACCAGTTCGTGATGCCGAATCTGACCGGTCAGTTCTGGGTGGACGCCGAACCGAACCTGCGGGCACTGGGCTGGCGCGGCGTGCTGATCAAGGGCGCCAACGTCGACAACAGCGGTCAGCGCACCAACGCCGTGGTCAACCAGAATCCGGCGCCGGGTGCCGGGGTGGGCTACGGGGATTCGATCACGCTGAGCTTCGCGTCCTAG
- a CDS encoding PH domain-containing protein, translating to MQQTSWAPKSAAVIWTGVAGLAMAIAAVTVVTELPGRVLGIVAAAGLVSFATVSWRARPKLAITEAGLQVRGWVSTRVITRDEITQIRITEFRRLARKQRLLEIDTTDDRLYIFTRWDLGTNPVEVLEALRSAGYVR from the coding sequence ATGCAGCAAACTTCTTGGGCGCCGAAGAGCGCCGCCGTCATCTGGACCGGAGTAGCCGGTCTTGCGATGGCAATTGCGGCTGTGACCGTGGTCACAGAGTTGCCGGGACGTGTTCTCGGCATCGTTGCCGCAGCCGGTTTGGTGTCGTTTGCAACAGTTTCGTGGCGTGCACGTCCAAAACTGGCAATCACCGAGGCCGGCCTCCAGGTACGCGGCTGGGTGAGCACCAGGGTCATCACGCGCGATGAGATCACCCAAATCCGCATCACCGAGTTCCGTCGACTGGCCCGCAAACAGCGGCTGTTGGAGATCGACACCACCGACGACCGGCTCTACATCTTCACCCGATGGGATCTGGGAACCAATCCCGTCGAGGTGCTCGAGGCGCTGCGTTCCGCCGGTTACGTGCGCTGA
- a CDS encoding aminodeoxychorismate/anthranilate synthase component II, which yields MQVLVVDNYDSFVFNLVQYLGQLGVTAQVWRNDDERLADPGEVARHFDGILLSPGPGTPERAGASIPLVHASAQTRTPLLGVCLGHQAIGVAFGGTVDRAPELLHGKTSTVHHRDAGVLQGLPDPFTATRYHSLTILPETLPAELESTGETDSGVIMAVRHRELPIHGVQFHPESILTEGGHRMLANWLGYCGAAPDEGLVRTLENEVADAVRAATARA from the coding sequence ATGCAGGTTCTGGTCGTCGACAATTACGACAGCTTCGTGTTCAACCTGGTCCAGTACCTGGGTCAGCTCGGCGTGACGGCACAGGTCTGGCGCAACGACGACGAGCGGCTGGCCGATCCGGGCGAGGTGGCCCGGCATTTCGACGGCATCCTGCTCTCCCCCGGCCCCGGAACCCCCGAGCGTGCCGGCGCCTCGATCCCGCTGGTCCACGCCAGCGCGCAGACCCGGACTCCGCTGCTGGGCGTGTGCCTCGGCCACCAGGCCATCGGGGTGGCCTTCGGCGGCACCGTGGACCGCGCTCCCGAGCTGCTGCACGGTAAGACCAGCACAGTGCACCACCGCGATGCCGGTGTGCTGCAGGGACTTCCGGATCCGTTCACCGCGACCCGCTATCACTCGCTGACCATCCTGCCCGAGACACTGCCCGCCGAGTTGGAGTCCACCGGCGAGACCGACAGCGGCGTCATCATGGCGGTGCGCCACCGGGAGCTACCGATCCACGGTGTGCAGTTCCACCCCGAATCGATCCTCACCGAGGGTGGCCACCGGATGCTGGCCAACTGGCTCGGCTACTGCGGGGCCGCCCCGGACGAGGGTTTGGTGCGCACGCTGGAGAACGAGGTCGCCGACGCCGTGCGCGCAGCGACCGCCCGCGCCTGA
- the cwsA gene encoding cell wall synthesis protein CwsA, translating to MSTSTDTPLTPAQRLGRGLRYTVVGPVDITRGTVGLGASSAASGVSWLNARLRPAQPAPPKRRPLLYVVIGAGVLAVGAVTFSIVRRSMRPEPSTLPPSVEITPKP from the coding sequence ATGAGCACCAGCACCGACACACCGTTGACCCCGGCGCAACGCCTCGGCCGTGGTTTGAGGTACACCGTGGTGGGTCCTGTCGACATCACCCGCGGCACGGTCGGGCTCGGCGCGTCCTCGGCCGCCTCCGGCGTTTCCTGGCTCAACGCCCGGCTTCGTCCTGCACAGCCCGCACCGCCCAAACGCCGGCCGCTGCTGTACGTGGTGATCGGCGCCGGTGTTCTCGCCGTCGGTGCGGTGACGTTCTCGATCGTGCGCCGGTCGATGCGTCCGGAACCGTCGACGCTGCCGCCCAGCGTGGAGATCACCCCCAAACCCTGA
- a CDS encoding peptidylprolyl isomerase → MKSVTSPIQTATATLHTNRGDIKIALFGNHAPKTVANFTGLAQGTKDYSTENATGGSSGPFYDGAVFHRVIDGFMIQGGDPTGTGRGGPGYQFADEFHPELQFDKPYLLAMANAGPGTNGSQFFITVGKTPHLNRRHTIFGEVVDPESQKVVDAIATTATDRSDRPTEPVVIESITIS, encoded by the coding sequence CTGAAATCCGTGACGAGCCCCATTCAGACAGCGACCGCGACGCTGCACACCAACCGTGGTGACATCAAGATCGCCCTGTTCGGCAACCACGCCCCCAAGACCGTCGCCAACTTCACCGGTCTGGCGCAGGGCACCAAGGACTACAGCACCGAGAACGCCACCGGCGGATCGTCGGGACCGTTCTACGACGGCGCGGTCTTCCATCGCGTCATCGACGGCTTCATGATCCAGGGCGGCGACCCGACCGGCACCGGTCGTGGCGGCCCCGGTTACCAGTTCGCCGACGAGTTCCACCCGGAACTGCAGTTCGACAAGCCCTACCTGCTGGCCATGGCCAACGCCGGACCGGGTACCAACGGCTCGCAGTTCTTCATCACCGTCGGCAAGACCCCGCACCTGAACCGCCGGCACACCATCTTCGGTGAGGTCGTCGATCCGGAGTCGCAGAAGGTCGTCGACGCGATCGCCACGACCGCGACCGATCGCAGTGACCGGCCCACCGAGCCCGTCGTGATCGAGAGCATCACCATTTCCTGA
- a CDS encoding carboxylesterase family protein: MPSLLVQAPCGPLRAQIDRGLVHARGIRYATARRFSAPQEIADHTEPVDVSGRGPACPQIPSRLGFLTGLAAENLDHSEDCLVLSVTAPVNAHDAPVMVWFHGGAYLSGGGEAAKYDADALVAEGDVVVVTVTYRLGVFGYLAPDQAADGNAGLRDQIAALRWVQRNVRAFGGNPANVTVFGQSAGGDSVLCLLVADDVEGLLHRAIIQSAPLGLRLGRRPWSGIAQPVRAAFGDALGQADPRTVDSATLLRAQSQAAAAAGRGLVAGLPFAPQPGVAPLPPAGEWHRRLADAAARVDLMVTYTRHDGAAFLAMRPHLSRLYKMGAIGRRVLMAISAGPTTRVFGRSAIRPLTTAWRAHPERIVVHRIDFSPPDAPLGACHCIELPLLFGTPADWADAPMLGASVGIPDTQERARRTRRVWAEFAHHGLSRRARLAPLL; the protein is encoded by the coding sequence ATGCCGTCTCTTCTGGTGCAGGCGCCGTGCGGACCGTTGCGGGCCCAGATCGACCGGGGACTGGTGCATGCCCGCGGCATTCGGTACGCGACGGCGCGCCGCTTCTCTGCACCGCAGGAAATCGCGGACCACACCGAGCCGGTGGATGTGAGCGGGCGTGGGCCGGCCTGTCCACAGATCCCGTCCCGATTGGGATTCCTGACCGGACTGGCGGCCGAGAACCTCGACCACAGCGAAGACTGTCTGGTTCTGAGCGTCACCGCACCGGTGAACGCCCACGACGCGCCGGTCATGGTGTGGTTTCACGGCGGCGCGTATCTGAGCGGCGGCGGGGAGGCCGCCAAGTACGATGCTGACGCTCTGGTCGCCGAAGGTGATGTCGTTGTCGTCACCGTCACCTATCGGCTGGGCGTGTTCGGATATCTGGCTCCCGATCAGGCGGCGGACGGCAACGCCGGGTTGCGCGACCAGATCGCTGCGCTGCGCTGGGTGCAGCGCAATGTTCGCGCCTTCGGTGGCAATCCCGCCAACGTCACGGTGTTCGGACAGTCCGCGGGCGGAGACTCGGTGCTGTGTCTGCTGGTTGCCGACGATGTCGAAGGGCTGCTGCACCGCGCAATCATCCAGAGTGCGCCGTTGGGGCTGCGTCTGGGCCGCCGCCCGTGGTCAGGGATAGCGCAGCCGGTCCGCGCCGCATTCGGCGACGCCTTGGGCCAGGCCGACCCGCGAACGGTCGACAGTGCCACCCTGCTGCGTGCTCAGAGCCAGGCCGCGGCCGCCGCCGGACGCGGCTTGGTCGCGGGATTACCGTTCGCACCGCAACCCGGTGTGGCTCCACTGCCGCCGGCGGGGGAGTGGCATCGTCGTCTCGCCGACGCGGCGGCGCGAGTGGACCTCATGGTGACCTACACCCGCCACGACGGCGCCGCCTTCCTGGCGATGCGACCGCACCTGAGCAGGCTCTACAAGATGGGGGCGATCGGGCGCCGCGTCCTGATGGCGATATCGGCCGGGCCCACCACTCGGGTCTTCGGCCGGTCGGCCATCCGGCCGCTGACGACAGCGTGGCGGGCACATCCGGAGCGGATCGTGGTACATCGAATCGACTTCTCACCACCGGACGCCCCGCTGGGCGCCTGCCACTGCATCGAGCTGCCACTTCTTTTCGGAACACCCGCCGATTGGGCGGACGCTCCCATGCTCGGCGCGTCCGTCGGCATCCCCGACACCCAGGAGCGGGCTCGTCGGACGCGACGAGTATGGGCCGAGTTCGCCCATCACGGCCTCAGCCGTCGAGCGCGCCTCGCTCCGCTGCTGTGA
- the pbpA gene encoding D,D-transpeptidase PbpA, which produces MNTSLRRLSVVFMALVVLLLANATLTQVFTADGYRADPRNQRVLLDEYSRQRGQITAGGELLAYSVSTDGRFRFLRTYPKPQTYAPVTGFYSLGYSSSGLERAEDPILNGSDERLFGKRLADFFTGRDPRGGNVDTTVKPDVQEAAWEAMENGCDGPCKGAVVALEPSTGKILAMVSAPSYDPNQLASHDGAVQTKAWEQLRDDADAPLLNRAISETYPPGSTFKVITTAAALQAGATPDTQLTAAPRIALPDTTATLENYGGSPCGGGPTAPLREAFARSCNTAFVELGIDNGADKLKATARAFGLDSTPAAIPLQVAESTVGPINDAAALGMSSIGQRDVAVTPLQNAMVAATIANGGVTMTPYLVDTLKGPDLSNIATTAPSEQRRAVSPQVAATLTDLMVGAEQVTQQKGAIAGVQIASKTGTAEHGTDPRNTPPHAWYIAFAPAQAPKVAVAVLVENGGDRLSATGGAVAAPIGRATIAAALREGS; this is translated from the coding sequence ATGAACACCTCGCTGCGCCGACTCTCCGTCGTCTTCATGGCACTGGTCGTGCTGTTGCTCGCCAACGCCACCCTGACCCAGGTGTTCACCGCCGACGGGTACCGCGCCGATCCGCGCAACCAACGCGTGCTGCTCGACGAATACTCCCGCCAGCGCGGCCAGATCACCGCAGGCGGCGAACTGCTGGCGTACTCGGTGTCCACCGACGGCCGGTTCCGGTTCCTGCGGACCTACCCGAAACCGCAGACCTACGCCCCGGTCACCGGTTTCTACTCGCTGGGCTACTCCAGCAGCGGTCTGGAACGCGCCGAGGATCCCATCCTCAACGGCTCCGACGAGCGGCTGTTCGGCAAGCGCCTCGCCGACTTCTTCACCGGGCGGGACCCGCGCGGCGGCAATGTCGACACCACGGTCAAACCCGATGTGCAGGAAGCCGCCTGGGAGGCCATGGAGAACGGCTGCGACGGCCCGTGCAAGGGCGCCGTCGTCGCGTTGGAACCGTCGACGGGCAAGATCCTGGCCATGGTGTCGGCACCGTCCTATGACCCCAACCAGCTGGCCAGCCACGATGGTGCGGTGCAGACCAAGGCCTGGGAGCAGTTGCGTGATGACGCCGACGCCCCGCTGCTCAACCGGGCGATCTCGGAGACCTATCCCCCGGGTTCGACGTTCAAGGTGATCACCACCGCCGCCGCGCTGCAGGCCGGCGCCACGCCGGACACCCAGCTCACCGCGGCCCCACGCATCGCGCTGCCCGACACCACCGCCACCCTGGAGAACTACGGCGGCAGCCCATGCGGCGGCGGCCCGACCGCACCGCTGCGCGAGGCCTTCGCCCGGTCCTGCAACACCGCCTTCGTCGAGCTGGGCATCGACAACGGTGCCGACAAACTCAAGGCCACCGCCCGGGCGTTCGGTCTGGACAGCACCCCGGCGGCCATCCCGCTGCAGGTCGCCGAGTCGACAGTCGGCCCGATCAACGATGCCGCCGCGCTGGGGATGTCCAGTATCGGGCAGCGCGATGTCGCGGTCACCCCCCTGCAGAATGCGATGGTGGCCGCGACCATCGCCAACGGCGGCGTCACCATGACTCCTTATCTGGTCGATACCCTCAAGGGACCGGACCTGTCCAACATCGCCACCACCGCTCCGAGCGAACAGCGACGAGCGGTGTCACCCCAGGTCGCAGCTACACTTACCGATTTGATGGTGGGCGCCGAGCAGGTGACGCAGCAGAAGGGAGCCATCGCCGGCGTGCAGATCGCATCCAAGACGGGCACTGCCGAGCACGGCACCGACCCCCGCAACACCCCGCCCCACGCCTGGTACATCGCGTTCGCGCCGGCCCAAGCCCCGAAGGTGGCCGTCGCCGTCCTCGTGGAGAATGGCGGAGACCGATTGTCCGCGACCGGCGGCGCCGTAGCCGCCCCGATCGGGCGCGCCACCATAGCCGCCGCACTCCGGGAGGGATCATGA
- the crgA gene encoding cell division protein CrgA, which yields MPKSKVRKKNDFTINPVSRTPVKVKAGPSSVWFVVLFVGLMLFGLFWLLVFQLGATGLNAPTWLGWMADLGPWNYAIAFAFMISGLLLTMRWR from the coding sequence ATGCCCAAGTCCAAAGTCCGTAAGAAGAACGACTTCACCATCAACCCGGTGAGTCGGACACCGGTCAAGGTCAAAGCCGGACCGTCGAGTGTGTGGTTCGTCGTCCTTTTCGTCGGTTTGATGCTCTTCGGGCTGTTCTGGTTGCTCGTCTTCCAGTTGGGTGCCACCGGTTTGAACGCGCCGACGTGGCTGGGGTGGATGGCCGATCTGGGTCCGTGGAACTACGCGATCGCGTTTGCCTTCATGATCTCCGGGCTTTTGCTGACGATGCGGTGGCGCTGA